TGAATGGCTGGAAAATAAACTAGTCAAACATCCATCTGCTGAGCTCAAATTCTTTACCAGATGCACTCACTTTTTGAATCATCTGCCCAATGGCTACGGCCATGTCTACGGGACCATGGTGAGTGATTCAGACAGCAGCAGATGGGAGGTTGTTAACGTACACCCCCGCCCCTCTAGACACACAAGTCCTCAGTCTCTTTGTTGTGACCCCCATCGTCTACATTATAAGAGTGAGGGGACCTTGAGGCATAAAGTCATGACTTCATTAGCTGTGATGCTCGCTTCCATTAAAAGGCACTCTTAAGCATGTTTCAAGGGCTTTTGCTGGCTTTGAAACATTAAGACACATTCAAAATGAGACATTTTATGGTCCCCTCTATTGGTTTAGACAATGCCTAGTATGATTGTATATTGATTTTGTGGCTTATGCTAACATGGGCACTTATCCAAAAGCCTTTTTAGAACCACGTGACACACAGATACATGAAAACCTTTAATTAATAAAGTCAAACCTTATGGAAAATCGATTTAgtctaaatgaaatgaaagtctACTGATTTTTTTTGAATGCCAGAAAGGTTGCAAAGGTCCAGTCCGAAATCAAAGGCACATCacttttgttcctttttttttttttttttttatcttgcgTGGGTGCATTTGAATTCATTTGAAATGATAATGAAGTGACATTTTAGAAGTGAAATAGCTTCTAATAAAGTGTCTCCATCTGTAGAGTAACAATAAAAATCGGAGGCGCAGTTAGATTTCATCCCTGAGGGTAACAGTTGTGCAGCCAAGAACATTGTGTGAAAATGAGACACTTGCACAGACAGTAAATAAAATGGTTAGAAAGGCCTTGTTTGTTCTCCATGATACATCTGATAGACCAATCAGCACGTCTGTCACCGAGCTGTCATGTCATGCAGAGTTTTATGTGACGTTATTGTAAGGAGTTTTTTTTGACAAGGGACTGCATCTTCACTAAAAACTGACACATTAAGATGCCATTGCATTTGTCTCACTTTCTGATATCAGTCTGATAAATCAGCACATAGCCACTCTCATCTCTTCCAGTGTGAATTTACACCTACATGAAAGTGCACTGCTTTTTCTTTGTAACACCTCAGACTTGTAAAAACTGAATGTTGGGGTGCAATCACACTTCTCTTTGGTCTGAACTACAAGTGAaaattttacttcttttttttttttttttttacaattggGAAAAATTCACACAGCCTAAATAGATTgacaaaaaaacattcacaaCACTTCACACCATAGCTTGTTAACTGGATTTTAATTACATTACATCCCACGAGGTTGGAGAGTTTGGCAAGAGAAAGGCTATGAAACAGTCTCTGCATTGTACCTTCAGCTGTTTTTAAAACCCAGTTTTAAACAtacaagtaaaaaataaataaattatgaaGCAAGTCTTTAATAGATTGTTTTCCAGAGTATTCAGATTCAAATTTAAGGCATCTTCACAGGCAAAATTCACTGTACAGATTAAATGGCATCATTGTAGTTAATCCAATTTAACTAAAGCAATAAATTCAAACATATGATTATAATGTAAGTGGAAGTGAAAGCACATTTGTAATTAAGACACGTTAATCTTTTACAAAGTACAAATACCCATAAGAACGACATGGATCCAGTTAGTGTTCGTCCATACAACCCGTGTCAATCATCCGCCTTTAAAGGGGCGACAGGATTAAAAAGTGGTCTCTCCCTACGGAGCTGTAGTTTTCCAAAGCTCATCTCAAAGTCCTTCTTAGTGCCATTTAGCACCTCCAGACTACCTGTCCTTATGTCATAACCTCGAGCCTTCAGTTGCTGGATGCGATAATTTACTATTTGCGTAGTTAGTTCTAGGACAGTTGGAGTCGCTGTGATTTGACACATGCTGATCCCAGCACTGAGAAGACCCTCAAAACGTTCAGCCAGAGTAGATTCAGGGTAGTACAGAAGAGCTGGGCACCTGAGGATGATGCCCCGCAGCTCTGTCTCAGAGCACCCAATGGTGTCTTGAGAGTACAGCAGAGTGTGACGCATACTGTCTGGGTTCAGCTCAGCCACAAAGCCCTTCAGCCTGGACAGCAGGTGGAGCAGCTGGGGTGTGCTGAAGCCCTTGTCTCTCAGAAAAAGGAAGTTCTCCCTCAGCACCTCTGGAGGCTTGAGAAGAACAAACGGGTTCTGACTCAGCAACTTCTGAAGCCAGATTTTCATGTTAGCTTCCTCCCCTCCAAGTTCCTGGTAGGCATGTTGGAGAGTGTGGACCATCAGCTCGTTCTGCTCTACTGGCCGGCTGAAGCTTTGAGGAGCGCTGGCCATGAGTTTGGTGATGACTCGTTTGTTCAGGTTTAAACTCTGGAAGTAGGAGATGTTGTTTCGCTGGTTGTCATGGTGACTGGAGGAGGTGAAAAATGAGGCTGGGAATTTCTCAATGACACCAACCAGCTCCCTCTGGTTTGGACACACAGACATCCACAGCTCTTTCTGAGTGTAAATCTGCTCAGGATTACAGAGGACAGCCTCAGGATGACTTGTTAAAATATGAGCAATGATGGGGCCCGAGGCCCCCATGTTCTTTAGGAGTTCAGCTACTTCTTTTGTATAGGCTGGACTCTGAAGCAGCACCCATCCTTTAAGTTTCCGGACCTTCTGGATGTCCACAGATAGATCATAAAGAGCTTCTACAGTCTGCTGGTTCTCTGCTACACTATGTGTCGCACGTGATCTGAGGTTTAAAGGTAGAGCTGTGACAGGTTGGCACCGGAGGCACAGGAATGTCGCGATCGAACGCAGCATTGATGCAAATTCCTAACACCAATCCCCTAAACacaaggaggaaaagaaactacaTAAGTAACCAGAGCACACAGACCAATCCTTACATTTATTTAACGCTTGTGGTCACCCTTGCTCTGTGAGGTTTTGCCCATCATGACAACAGAACAACATTAATGTTTTTTCTAACTCCAGAAATTCTAAGCGAATAAAACCAAGGTCCAGACACGCAGAGCTGGGGGATATTTCTAAAGCACAACCTGTATTGATTCATCTACCTTTATTATTTCTAAACTGACACACTTTAAATCTTTCATCTCATTTTGTACCATCATCTTCCAGCTCTGACTCCACTGCTTCATGCTCCTTTGGTTAATGTCACTCATCCTATCTTTGCATGCATAACAGAGGCTTTTTATCGGAACTTAATGGCCTCTCTGTACAGCTGCTGCCATATGTTTCATAGGGGGAAAGCAAGAGCCAACTCGATTACCTGACACTGTTGACGACTATTTGTAGATAGCATCTTTGAAAGCAGCCTGTTATTACTCAAAGCTTTTTATTtcagcactgtaaataaacatgtTCGTTACATCTTCACAGGGGCTGCTTGTATGACTGACGGCATTTATTTGACCATGTCAAAATACAACCCTTCTTGCACTGACCCGAGCATTTTCATTTGAAGAGTCATGCCGGGTACAGAGCGTGCCAGCTGAGCTAACAACTATGCGAGATAGTCTCAATATACAGCTGACAGCTCatttattataatatttattcatTCTTGCTGACAAAAGATGTATACATTTTAGAAACACTGGGGAAACctttgcaaaacaaaaatgaattacCTTTGTTAGCGGTCAGAGGATGTGACGTTTTGTTATGAAACCGATTCCTTCGTCTACACTTTGTGTTGTGTGGTGTTCCACAGCGACACCCACAGGCCCTGAATGGTACTGCAAGCAAGCCAGCTACCTGTAAACTCAACTGACacttaaatagaaaaataattttacagACAGAATGCAGAGAGGTCGATGTAGAagtgtgttattttatttgatgTACCAATTTGCCCAACTTCTctgttttttaaagcagcaCTCTTTTTATTGCAGCCCATATGTCtgataattaaataattttgaCAAAAATCTGTATTTCAAACAGCAGTTGGTGCTCTTTCAAAACCCTGCAGCATACGGGGCCCTGATGAGTGTAATCAGTGAGCTGAATTGGACTGAATGCACGGAGAGTTTCCTCGCAGTTGGTGCTTAATCACGATGCTTGATCACCAGCTCTGCAAGCTGTTCCATATAGTAGCACaggaactgctgctgctgctgctgctgagtggGTATCTGGGATCATTATAGTTTATATAATAGTAAACAGATGATACGTCTCAAAGGAAAAGAGGTCAGtgcttttgttaaaaaaaagaaaaaaaaagatcctttTCAGATCCTGTTCTAATCTGTCCATCTTTGAGATGATTGTTTCTGTACATgatcactgatttaaaaatgagCCTCATAAACAAGTCAAgtaaaactaacattaaaacACTTATTGGTTCCAGTCCGTGCGTAGCAGCCTGTGATCGCTTTTATTGGCAGAGGAACAGTAGTCACTGCAGGAATCAACATATGCACATTCATTATCTATAGCAGTAGCACAgttacacacacagaggcagacTCTCGAAATCACAAGAACTGTCATCATACTTATTTCAAACATTGTTATAATTAACGCTATTACTGCTGCATGTAAAGCAAGGTTGAAGTTAATAttcactgaagaaaaaaaaaaatataaaatacataatGTCTTAAAGTGTCAAGAGATTCCATGTAAATTTAAGGagcttttaaattaaaaattcacatttaaatagaaaaaaactaCTCGATcagttgtttgtttgcttttaatatttgttttttgctaaTAAATTACACTCTAGATAAGTGTGTGAACTCCCCCATAGCTCATGGTGGTTTCTTATTGCTTTTATATATGACTTTATTGGTCTCTCACATGATTTTAAAGCAATTTTGGTCCACTTTTTGTTCTAACATTGCTTTCGTTCATTGAGGTTTGGAGGTCTTTGTTTATGCACTCAAGGTCTCATTGCAGCATCTGTGCTTGAGATCATTTTCCTGTTGTATAACATAATTTCCCTGTCAGGTGGCTTCACATTTGAATCTTCAATGCAGGTAAACAAAAGAGGTCATGGTCAGCTTCATGACTGCATGTgctcaggtcctgtggctgcaaaacaaacctACTCCTTCACCACAGCGCTTCACatttggtatgaggtgtttttgCTTATATCCTGTGATTGGTTTTCATCAGCTGTAGTATGATGCATTTTGTCCATAGTACATAATTCATAATTCTTCTAATTCCAAAGTTTTATGGTTTGTCGAGATCCAACTATGTAAATCCAAGCTGTGCTCCCATCTTCTTTTGGGAGAGGCTTTTTCTTAGTAAGCATTCCAAACAGACACATTTCTTGTGTTTGTCTAACTTTACCTTCATAAAATGTAACATTCAATATTTCTAACTGAGGCCTGTTctgtctgagatgtagctcttggggtttttttgcaatttcactgcatattatttctgaccttggggtgaatttgctgggatgtccacttttgggaagactggcagctgtcttGAATGTTTTGCATTGGTGAATAATTTTTCTCACTGTAGAATGATGAATTGGAAATGGCCTTCTAACCCTTCCCAGATTGATGGGCAGCACAATTGCTTCTGTAATATCATTTCTGATGTTTTTCCTCTTTGGCATTGCATtaaaacacacctgaatgcttcacaccagcaaactgccagaaCCTCTGCTTTTATGGAGGTGGCCACAATTGCTGATATTTCGgttaatcaaatgcatttgattagcagcacctggctggtACTTAATTCCTATGTAAGCACTAAGGGTGTACTTGTATCGTCTGTTTtgatgatttattttttctgcttcctgtgGAGGGGTGATCTGGGGCATGTGGCCCTCTTTTACCCACACCTGCAAGcccatttattcattattatgtGGACTTTCTGAGTTTCATCAGCAAATATGTAAAAATGGCTTCTCGAGCATGTTTTACAGCATCGACTGCAGGGTCTAATTTGTGATGAATGCATTGAACGGCAGTCATGTTAGGGCTTTTTACACAGGAGTGTAGCTGTACCATTAGTTGCAAAGCCAACAAACTGTGTACCTCTCTTTAGAGACACCTTTCATAGCATGGCTTTATAGCAGAATGTAACAGACAACAACCTTGTTGTGTAACTGCAAATCAGCAAGTTGAAATAAGAAGCTCCATAACTCAACTGATGTAACTGGTGCGTGACTTGGCAAGAcctaaaacataaatatattgCAACATATTTGATGTGATTCTATCGCTTACAAATAGACTAGCTCTTAATCATAGACTTGCATCTCCGCCAGATCGCCTAATGGGACTCAAGTCAGTATGTTTTACTGACCTATCCAACTTATCCAATGAATCCATCTTGACCAAGTCCTCTTATTAGACCAACAACTAACCTGTTTCCTGTGGAGATGTGTGGTTTCCCCCTTATCTGTTTGCCCTCTCTCCTCAACATACTGCAATTTCTGGCAGTAACAACctctgaaaatgaaagaaagataTCCAAGAGAATGACTACTTTGTTACAAGAAGAACATGCAGATTTTACATAGCATGCACGAAGATAAGATCTGTCCTTGTTTATATTACCTTTACAGTGTTGCAAAACAGAAAATCCGCTTCATATTACAGTATGCTGCTAATGTTAAGCAAGTATTTATCCAAGGACCCAACATCAGAGAGAAGTATTGATTTTCATAGTTGTACTATTAATCAGCTATAAAGAGCTCAGCATTCATAGAATGAGAAAGTGGAGTAATACGATGAGCTGTGACCTGTTGTTTTATGGCAGGTCAAAGtcagtattattattaattagtcTGGTGCCATATTACACAACTGGGCAGAAGGCTGGCGAAGTAAATAAGCCGAGCAGTTTATTATTGACAGATTTAAAATCTTTTACAGCTACCAAAAAAATAGTTCACACAAGACACAGACAGTTACTTTATAATCAAACTGCAATATTTCAAGGCTTCTAGTAACACTGATAAGGATGCCGTCTTCTATTCACATTCATATTGTAAATGTACTGTCAATGTCGCTTAGCTTGATATAACAGGAGACAGCTTTTGTGTCTTGTACAAATTCCTCAGTTGCTGCATTATTAAACTGATAAAGCAACGGATGAATAATTTGTGTCCTCTCAcagtgacaaaaataaataaataaataaaagtgacagTGCAATATACCAGAAACATAACCTAATACAAGTTTTCTAATGCAGATTTAGTTCAGATTAGTCCACTCACTCAATATCATGATGATGGTAAACAAAACATGAACTGCATGCATTTACAAATGTGCAATCAAGCTTGCATGGAGGAAGAAGGGTTTATCTCACAGATACACAAAGATGCATGATGAGTGATGTAACCTGGAGTAATGCAGTCTTTCAGCATCAGACTTTTTCCAGGCCATCTTCTGGAGCTAATCAGACCCCAGCTTATGTCCCAGCAGCAGGTATCAAtggattcaattcagttttatttatttcacatcaaatcacaacaacagctgcctaAAGGCGCTTAATCTGTCTTCTtaatccaaacctacctggtgGCTTTCTCTGTGGCTTCAGTAGTGGATCTAACAGATCTCTTTTTATCTTGTCCAGTGATGCCTTGTACTTTGCGCCCTGTAAAACCTCACCAGCTCAGCCTCACAGGCTTGCAAGCTTCCAAGCTTACAGGCTTAGTGGTACTTACACCTAGTACCTAGGAACGTGGCATGATTTTGTTTGCTTCATCCATTTGATCTTTCCAGTTGTTGGCAGTGGTAAGGCTAGCTTTTGGAAAGATGTTAGAAAATGAGATTTTCTGCTGTAGTACATTTTCCCTTCTCATTGGAGCTCGTTGCGATCACATCCCCACCATCATACTGGTTCAAAGTTCCCCTACACCCGCTTGTACACACATCTGAACAAGGTGTTGCTGGTCTTTGTCCTTGGTGTCGTTGACCCTGGTTGAGGGAAGTAGGTCTTATAAAAGAGAAAGGAGAAGCAGACCATTTTGACTAGGTGGATCACACCTAAAAATAATCTCATAATCTCTGAAATCTCAAGGAgttcaaaaaaataattaatttacaataaaataacattGTAAAACCAGGCTGGGCCAGGAACAACTAAAGAGTTTAAAAGACTAAGTAACATAAAAAGAGTTCTAAAACAGTATATATACAGAAAACCCCGACAAAACTAAAAGATTTTGCAGTAAAGTGCCTCCAAAGCCCTAAAAGAGAGCTACAAGTCCAATAAAAAAAGTCCCCTGTCATCCCTCATGTACCCGTTTGTCTTCTGTCCACACTGTGTGCACTGCATGCTGACCTGTGAGTGAAGGTCAGCATGCAGTGCTGAGTCACTCAGTCAGTGCTGAGTAAACACTAATCCTTCTTTAGTACTATGAAGGGTCAAAGAGAGATCCTTTGCCCACGGGTGATCCTCACTTTACTGTCACAATACCACAAGGGCTAAGATGCTGTCTGTCTGCCTCCTGCTCTCACTACGGTCTCTCTCTCTTGAAAAACCAAGACCACTATGCCCCCCCCTCTGCCAGATTTCGAAATATCTGTCCAGATATCTGTCCTCTGTCTGCTGTAGCTTGCTCCATCACTCTTTTATCCCCCTGGCCTGGTCTGCTGTGGCTCTCTCCTGCTGTTGGCCTGTCTCTGTTATTAAGAAAGTTTAACAGAGCAGGTGTGTCGTGTTGCCTTTAACTTGGGAGACTTCAATGTGAACTGAAATCCCAAGTAATTCCCCAAATAAAAGCATGcaaataaaaagtgaaaaaacaaacaaacatgcaaagcataaaacaatcaaaaaccATTAGTAAAAAAATCCCATCACAGCTCTCGTAACTATTTCCTAATAATAGCATGATGAAAAGTTTCAGTGTGACTCGTGAAAAGATACTGTAGCAACTTTGTGGATAATTTATAATGCATAAAGTCGTACAGTTGTTCATGTTTAAGGTAATGTGTCAAGTGCAGTGTTAGAACGGGTACTGCAGGCTCGTGTTGTTGGTGCTTTGTTTAATTCAATGTAgttcaattcacttttatttatatagcaccaaatcacaacaacagctgcctcaaCTCATGTTATATTATCAGGTAAATACCTTCCAATATTAAAAACcaaactccaacaatcagacagAATTCTATGAGTAGCTGTAACATGTGGAAGGAAAATCCTTTTAAAACGAAGGACCCTCCAGCAGTAGCAGGCAGAACTTTGCTGTTGTTCATTTATAACCTGATCTCCAACGTTATGACTGAGGATGATTTTGGCTTGTGGCAGCCCACCATGGCTGAAGCTGCTTAGGCAATTAGTGTCCCTGACCTAGGGCTGTGCAATATCATATAATCTGCAATAATCCCGCTACAAATTTGAAacgatataaaaatgtaatatcGTGACGTCAATGTGATAGCAACACCACCAACACCATTTACATCCCCTAATGCAGGGGTGGCAAACTCAATTGCACAGGGGGCCAAAACTCAAAGCACACTTTAGGTCACGGGCCaaacaagataaacatttattgaacacactaaaacaatgtttttttaaacataaatatgaataaaaacagacaggaatattattccagaataaataaacttaaaaaaaataaactttcatAAACAGAAGTTTGACTTGATTGACACGGGAATGTTCCCAGTTAGCCTAGCGTTCAGCAAGGAGGCTGCAGCGCTGCATTATGGGATCTGTAGTTTGTATATTATTAGCGCATCATATCGCCGGGCCATGCATAACAATAATAGTACatctatataaaatgatctcGCGGGCCAGATATAAATGTACGCTGGGCCGGATGTGGCCCGCGGGCCTTGACTTTGACACATGTGCCCTAATGCATGCAACAAAACAATCACAAAAGCTGTGTGTCAGCATCCATTGATGACTGAATACTTAAAATGGGACCTACTTCAACAGCCTTCAAGAAACCACAGGGCTTTGCATTATATGCAAAAAAGAATTCCAGATAATGGGGGAAACTACTAACTTGTTTCACCATTTGaagtaaaattacattttcGAGTATAGCCAGGGTATGGGAGAAGGGATACTAGCAGTTGGTGATAAGAGACCCAAATGTAAACAGATAACTACAGTCATTATCACTGGAGTTCTTGTTAGTTGCACTTGCTATTTGCATTGACTAGTTGCACTCTAAATGAAAACAAGCAATGGATGGAAATTATCAATGCGGTTATTTGGTGGGAAAGCAGGGCTTTaggtaactggttaaaaagctcaactcaaaatataacatcgcaagtagatttaaaaaaaagtatttccttATGGAGGTCTTGAAGAGTTACAAGCTTAAGTTTCTTTAGTTATTATTGGACTAAAGCAGTCATAGTCTTTTGCTATGTGCTCAAAACTATACAGTCAGCATTAATGCCTTTCACTAGCCTTTTATTAAGTGTTATTTGATAACTGGATGCCTTTGCTTTACCTGTGAATATCACACCACTCCGAGATATTTTGTAAAAGTGACTCTCATAACAGCCAGCAGCACTGCTGACATAGCAGTTGTGGAAAATGGAGCATCAGTGTTGGGTTGTGTTCCAGGAAGTGTACAGCGGTTGTTCTAAGAAATAGTTAAGTGCAGAGACCGCGCTGCATTTTCTGTCACCTTTAAAATGATGTCAGCTTCTCCAGTTTGATTTTGTAAATCTTTGAGTGCCCAGTCACTGGATATGTATCAAGTCTATATTTTGTGTACAATTTCTGAAACAATTATGCATTCAGAGACGAATactattgtttttattaaggaCTATCATCATAaaagcgcgcgcacacacacacacacacacacacacacacacacacacacacacacacacacacacacacacacacacacacacaccacccccCTACTACCTGTTCTGCAGCTGCTGTAAGCAGAACAAAAGTGGCAAACCACAATGAAGAAGCCTTTCAGTGATTGCAATTTCCattcactcagacacaacatgACCTGCTTCAGGTTTATAGAGCTCCTGCTTTTCCTCCTCTTCAGCAATGTCTACAGTGAGGAGTCAGAACCCATTTTCAAGGCAGAGCGCGAAGTTATCCAGCTGGGTAATTGTTTCGCAATGGATTATATTGTTGTTTATAGATCTGCTTCAGAGGGAGACCAACTGCTTGGCAACTCTTCAAACAAGAACATGCCCAACACACCACCTGCAGACCTACAGGGTCGTACCCACATCAGTGACGATCCCAGCCTGCTCGGGTTTCAAATCAGTAACCTCACTCTCTTGGACTCTGGGATTTATAGGAGGGAATGTTGGAAGAACCAGACGATAATCAGCCAGAAGACACAGCAGCTCACTGTGTGTAAGGAGCAGAT
The Maylandia zebra isolate NMK-2024a linkage group LG7, Mzebra_GT3a, whole genome shotgun sequence DNA segment above includes these coding regions:
- the mterf2 gene encoding transcription termination factor 2, mitochondrial; its protein translation is MLRSIATFLCLRCQPVTALPLNLRSRATHSVAENQQTVEALYDLSVDIQKVRKLKGWVLLQSPAYTKEVAELLKNMGASGPIIAHILTSHPEAVLCNPEQIYTQKELWMSVCPNQRELVGVIEKFPASFFTSSSHHDNQRNNISYFQSLNLNKRVITKLMASAPQSFSRPVEQNELMVHTLQHAYQELGGEEANMKIWLQKLLSQNPFVLLKPPEVLRENFLFLRDKGFSTPQLLHLLSRLKGFVAELNPDSMRHTLLYSQDTIGCSETELRGIILRCPALLYYPESTLAERFEGLLSAGISMCQITATPTVLELTTQIVNYRIQQLKARGYDIRTGSLEVLNGTKKDFEMSFGKLQLRRERPLFNPVAPLKADD